The Deltaproteobacteria bacterium genome includes a window with the following:
- a CDS encoding branched-chain amino acid ABC transporter permease, which produces MTTFLSILILGTIWGAIYSLIAVGFTLIFGVAGIINLSHGAFYMLGAYLAYTFMTLLHINVLLSALMSVAVVALIGMAIDRFAIRPMRDRHAYVLILTLALALFIQELMFGIYGSYGKSVPSFLTGEIVLGGVFVSFQKLITFFVGAALVVLFWFFIKKTKTGKSISAVAQNKDAAILVGIQYERVYLMAMGISAGLAAVAGVFIAPILEAVPTMWAFPLFKAFAIVIIGGLGSIEGAILTSLLLGYSETMVSILLSANYSDMVYLLAIILVLIFRPTGLTGRKSSRG; this is translated from the coding sequence ATGACCACGTTTTTGAGTATCCTTATCCTGGGTACCATCTGGGGGGCGATTTACAGCCTGATCGCCGTGGGGTTCACCTTGATCTTCGGGGTGGCCGGGATCATCAATCTCTCCCATGGCGCCTTTTACATGCTGGGGGCCTACCTGGCCTACACCTTCATGACCCTCCTCCATATCAATGTGCTCCTGTCGGCCCTGATGTCTGTGGCTGTCGTGGCCCTCATCGGCATGGCCATCGATCGTTTCGCCATCCGCCCCATGCGGGACCGCCACGCCTATGTCCTCATCCTGACCCTGGCTCTCGCCCTCTTTATTCAGGAGCTCATGTTCGGCATTTACGGATCCTACGGAAAATCCGTTCCGAGTTTCCTGACCGGAGAGATTGTCCTGGGCGGGGTGTTCGTCTCCTTTCAGAAGCTGATCACCTTTTTTGTCGGGGCCGCCCTGGTGGTCCTCTTCTGGTTTTTCATCAAGAAGACCAAGACGGGGAAATCCATCTCCGCCGTGGCCCAGAACAAGGATGCGGCTATCCTGGTCGGGATCCAGTATGAGCGGGTCTATCTGATGGCCATGGGGATTTCCGCCGGGCTGGCCGCCGTGGCCGGGGTTTTTATCGCCCCAATCCTGGAAGCTGTTCCCACCATGTGGGCCTTCCCTTTGTTCAAGGCCTTCGCCATCGTCATCATCGGGGGCCTGGGGAGTATTGAGGGGGCGATCCTGACCAGTCTGCTTTTGGGGTATTCGGAGACCATGGTGAGCATACTCCTCTCGGCCAACTATTCGGATATGGTCTATCTCCTGGCCATCATCCTAGTCCTGATTTTCCGGCCCACCGGATTGACCGGAAGAAAGTCCTCCCGGGGTTGA